Genomic window (Candidatus Omnitrophota bacterium):
CTCCGGAATTTGCCACCGCGATGACAACCGGAGCGCTGACAATGCTGCGCGACGCCATACGCAATAATGCCGAGGAAGGGCGGGGAAAATCATTAGCCCGGGAATTCACCAACGCCGCCAGTTCATCCTTTTTTCCGCCTCTTAAGACAACAAAACGCCAAGATTGCTGATTATGCGCCGAAGGGGCCTGGTTCGCCGCGTGCAGTATGGTTTTGAGTTCGTTTTCGCTTACCGGTTTATCGGTAAACATCCTGACGCTGCGCCGGTTTTTAATGGAGGAGAGCGTCTGGTTGCCCAATATATTTTTTCCGGAATTATCCATTTGCTTTCGCGTTGCGCTATCAGTTGATTGAATTATTCGCCTGGTTTGAATTTATTTACAATCGCCTCTGCTGCGGAATGGTTATTGTGGCGCGATTTTTCCCCACACCCCTTTGGGGCCGGGGCAATGATATTAAATTATGTGGAGCTGGGGGGAGTCGAACCCCCGACCCCTTCGTTGCGAACGAAATGCTCTCCCAACTGAGCTACAGCCCCATTGACCCAAATGTTCATCTAATTTACCACATCTGGCCGCCCTTGGCAAATGAAAAAGCGTTTACCATAAATAACTTTACGGAACAGACAAAAAGTAGTATTCTAAGACATCATGCCCAAAAAAACCGCAGTCATAGTAATAAACCACAACGGTCGCGACCATCTACAAGGCTGTTTCCAGTCGCTTGCTGAA
Coding sequences:
- a CDS encoding nitroreductase family protein yields the protein MDNSGKNILGNQTLSSIKNRRSVRMFTDKPVSENELKTILHAANQAPSAHNQQSWRFVVLRGGKKDELAALVNSRANDFPRPSSALLRMASRSIVSAPVVIAVANSGELITRGTELFKVDRSVAHDFFRIMEIQSSAAAVQNLLLSATSIGLATVWLGVLVLIKQDVLHLIGEPDGEFMAVIPVGYPAKSSPGPMKQSLDMVVKYL